One stretch of Armigeres subalbatus isolate Guangzhou_Male chromosome 2, GZ_Asu_2, whole genome shotgun sequence DNA includes these proteins:
- the LOC134209528 gene encoding uncharacterized protein LOC134209528 — protein MKRTPVLIRKKQSDDTNQNGDSQNRNEEGNAEERSDSNPLSVSNQKKQHKEGEEKKKMEAKIQTLVKKREIVRRKMQRVFVAVLDPDSANNKNKHYLQMQVEMLKRCYVEFNDFQNEIYDFPLSEERQTQEEMVYIEFEQVYSDLIVQLTQMIEDTMKADLQLAPSRPQPQNQVMQSNLPPLKVPLPTFDGSYENWYAFRSMFENIMARYNAESPAIKLYHLRNALVGKAAGIIDQDIINNNDYAAAWKTLRNRFEDKRLIVNKHIEAILNLPKITKESAVDLRRMIDICNKNVDALTNLNLPVVGLGEMVILNILTSKMDYETRKAWELVQKPGELPKYTNTLDFLNDRCKALEKIQTTAKTFTEPAKLNRSAVKTELKGHALITAEGQCVHCKKPHPIWKCDAFKKADFITQKSSLIKSGSCFNCLQRGHTAIDCKSTHTCKKCTQRHHTLLHQGEPKSTTPPTKENQQKDDVESSSTPLNGSTTTTLCTVGKTEQTQSLIATAVVYVHGKGHSKFACRAVLDSASHSHFVTEQFATLIGLKRKPACCVISGINGQQVNIKFKLHTKVESRISEFSTNPLELLIVPKITGDLPLTKFDAKIVHIPTGVVLADPAFNLPDRVDLLIGSEVFFKLLKSGQHEFGDHHPFLQETQFGWIVSGLVPIGFHTVRNSLTNVVEEDNLNRILSKFYEVETCTETSINGKEEESCLAHFKATYQRNLAGRYIVRIPFNDLKLKLGDSRIMAEKRFLSLERRLDRDPLLKEQYKAFICEYEHLNHLREMTPSISEDAGSAFYLPHHCILKPSSSTTKLRVVFDGSAESSTGVSINQAQRAGPTVQNDLISILLNFRSYRYAISADIPKMYRQVAIHPDDQPYQRILWRENSDQPLKVLQLTTVTYGLKSSPFLATMSLLQLVEDEGQAFPLAAHAISRSCYIDDMLSGAESIPELFDLKEQMDDLLAKGGFSLHKICSNSIELLEATPEHQRENSLDITDKTINIPIKTLGIAWQSHNDIFRISIPTQTNDRLTKRSILSEIAKIFDPLGFLGPVLTTAKLLMRELIESKWDDPVPPNIAARWSSFREELNSLHDMDLPRRFIVDGAVRIELHGFSDASDQACGACVYARSILHDGTSQLVLMCSKSKILPKKKKGKPKTISTPRAELEAALLLANLLKKPENQSNY, from the coding sequence ATGAAGCGAACGCCAGTGCTCATACGAAAAAAGCAAAGTGACGACACAAATCAGAACGGTGACAGTCAAAACCGTAACGAAGAAGGCAACGCGGAAGAAAGATCGGATTCGAATCCGCTCTCCGTGAGCAATCAGAAAAAACAGCAcaaagaaggagaagagaagaagaaaatggaAGCGAAGATTCAAACATTGGTGAAGAAGCGTGAAATAGTAAGAAGAAAGATGCAAAGGGTTTTTGTGGCGGTGTTGGATCCAGATAGTGCCAATAACAAGAACAAACACTATCTCCAGATGCAAGTGGAAATGCTGAAACGATGTTACGTAGAATTCAATGACTTCCAAAACGAAATCTACGACTTTCCTCTTAGCGAAGAGCGCCAAACGCAAGAAGAAATGGTATATATCGAATTCGAGCAGGTTTATAGCGACTTGATTGTTCAGCTGACACAGATGATCGAAGATACGATGAAAGCTGATCTACAACTAGCCCCCTCTCGACCACAGCCACAGAATCAGGTAATGCAATCGAATCTTCCGCCGTTGAAGGTACCATTGCCTACTTTCGACGGTTCATATGAGAATTGGTACGCCTTTCGCAGTATGTTTGAGAATATTATGGCCCGTTACAACGCAGAATCGCCGGCTATTAAGCTCTACCACCTTCGAAACGCGTTGGTAGGAAAAGCAGCAGGTATAATAGACCAGGATATCATCAATAACAATGATTATGCCGCAGCCTGGAAAACGCTTCGAAATAGATTCGAGGATAAACGGCTCATTGTCAACAAGCACATTGAAGCTATTCTAAACCTTCCAAAAATTACTAAGGAAAGTGCTGTTGATCTACGAAGAATGATCGATATTTGCAACAAAAATGTCGATGCACTCACCAATCTAAACCTGCCAGTCGTTGGGTTGGGTGAGATGGTTATCTTGAATATCCTAACATCAAAAATGGATTACGAGACACGGAAGGCTTGGGAACTTGTGCAAAAACCGGGTGAGCTTCCCAAGTACACAAATACGTTGGACTTCCTGAATGACAGATGCAAAGCTTTGGAGAAAATTCAAACAACAGCAAAGACGTTCACTGAGCCGGCGAAGCTAAATCGATCGGCAGTAAAGACAGAGTTGAAAGGTCATGCGCTCATCACTGCGGAAGGACAGTGCGTTCATTGCAAAAAACCGCATCCAATTTGGAAATGTGATGCATTCAAGAAGGCTGATTTTATTACGCAAAAATCCAGCCTAATCAAGTCAGGATCATGCTTCAATTGTCTACAAAGAGGACATACAGCAATCGATTGTAAATCAACACATACGTGTAAGAAGTGTACCCAGAGACATCACACGTTGCTTCACCAGGGAGAACCGAAATCAACCACACCCCCCACAAAGGAAAATCAGCAAAAGGACGATGTAGAATCCAGTTCCACACCATTAAATGGAAGTACAACCACCACGCTTTGCACCGTGGGTAAAACAGAACAGACACAGAGTCTAATTGCGACGGCCGTGGTGTACGTTCATGGAAAAGGCCACTCGAAATTTGCTTGTCGAGCGGTGCTGGACTCAGCTTCCCACTCACACTTTGTTACGGAACAGTTTGCCACTTTGATTGGTTTGAAACGAAAGCCTGCATGCTGTGTCATCTCTGGAATCAATGGACAGCAAGTTAACATCAAGTTCAAACTTCATACGAAGGTGGAATCGAGAATTAGCGAGTTTTCTACGAATCCATTAGAGCTGCTAATAGTTCCAAAAATAACTGGAGACCTTCCCTTGACTAAATTCGACGCGAAGATTGTACACATTCCGACTGGCGTTGTTCTGGCAGATCCAGCATTCAATTTGCCAGACAGAGTTGATCTATTGATTGGTTCCGAAGTTTTCTTCAAGCTTCTGAAATCGGGTCAACATGAATTCGGGGATCATCATCCTTTTCTTCAAGAAACACAATTCGGTTGGATTGTAAGCGGACTAGTTCCTATCGGATTCCACACTGTAAGAAACAGTTTAACCAATGTGGTTGAAGAAGACAATTTGAACAGAATTCTCTCCAAATTTTACGAGGTGGAAACATGCACGGAAACATCGATCAACGGAAAGGAAGAAGAGTCCTGCTTGGCTCATTTCAAAGCGACTTACCAGCGGAATTTGGCAGGTCGCTACATTGTGAGGATTCCATTCAACGATTTAAAATTGAAGCTGGGTGATTCCCGGATTATGGCGGAAAAACGTTTCTTATCACTCGAGAGGCGGTTAGATCGAGACCCTTTGTTGAAGGAGCAGTATAAGGCATTTATTTGTGAGTATGAGCACTTGAATCATTTACGCGAGATGACACCATCGATCAGTGAGGATGCAGGCAGTGCCTTCTACCTGCCTCACCATTGCATCTTGAAGCCATCGAGTAGCACCACCAAGCTACGGGTTGTCTTCGACGGATCAGCGGAGAGCAGTACTGGTGTTTCCATCAATCAAGCACAGCGTGCCGGTCCCACGGTACAAAATGACCTTATTTCCATTTTGCTCAACTTCCGATCGTACCGTTACGCTATTAGCGCCGACATTCCTAAAATGTATCGCCAGGTGGCGATACATCCTGACGATCAACCATACCAACGGATACTTTGGAGAGAGAATAGTGATCAGCCATTGAAGGTGCTACAGTTGACAACAGTGACGTACGGTTTGAAGTCGTCACCATTTTTAGCAACTATGTCTTTACTACAACTAGTAGAAGATGAGGGTCAAGCGTTTCCCCTGGCAGCGCACGCTATCAGTAGGTCATGTTACATTGACGATATGCTTTCAGGCGCTGAAAGCATCCCCGAACTATTTGATTTGAAAGAGCAAATGGACGATCTATTGGCCAAGGGAGGATTCAGCCTCCATAAGATCTGCTCAAACTCCATTGAACTACTGGAAGCGACTCCGGAACATCAGCGTGAAAATAGTCTGGATATCACAGACAAAACCATCAATATTCCAATTAAAACTCTGGGAATCGCATGGCAATCACACAACGATATCTTCAGAATAAGTATTCCAACGCAGACTAACGATAGGCTAACTAAACGAAGTATCCTCAGTGAAATCGCTAAAATTTTTGATCCTCTTGGATTTCTTGGGCCAGTTTTGACTACAGCAAAACTTTTGATGCGGGAGTTAATTGAATCAAAATGGGACGATCCGGTACCACCAAACATTGCAGCACGCTGGAGTTCATTCCGTGAAGAATTAAATTCACTTCATGACATGGATTTACCTAGGCGTTTTATCGTGGACGGTGCTGTGAGAATTGAGCTTCATGGGTTTTCGGATGCATCCGATCAAGCGTGTGGCGCTTGTGTCTACGCGAGGTCAATTTTACACGATGGAACATCACAACTGGTGTTGATGTGCAGTAAGTCAAAAATTTtgccgaagaagaagaagggaaagCCTAAAACGATA